In Amaranthus tricolor cultivar Red isolate AtriRed21 chromosome 3, ASM2621246v1, whole genome shotgun sequence, a single window of DNA contains:
- the LOC130807906 gene encoding serine/threonine protein phosphatase 2A 57 kDa regulatory subunit B' theta isoform-like: MFKQILSKIPRKSSKSLENRDHKSVSIAGSNASTSVRKSDVGSNKSNNQHNLGSNAASNVGQNQGKKLPRTVESMMNGVMLSSYEALPSFMDAPSSEKQSLFMRKLRMCCVLFDFHDPTKNLREKEIKRQTLLEIVDYISSANGKFSENVMQEVIKMVSVNLFRSLAAQPRENKVIEAFDVEEEEPLMDASWPHLQIVYEFLLRFVASPETDAKLAKRYVDHSFVLKLLDLFDSEDPRERDYLKTILHRIYGKFMVHRPYIRKAINNIFYQFIFETEKHNGIAELLEILGSIINGFALPLKEEHKLFLVRALIPLHKPRCLPMYHQQLSYCITQFVEKDCKLADSVIRGLLKYWPITNSSKEVMFLSELEEILEATQMPEFQRCLVPLFRQIARCLSSSHFQVAERALFLWNNDHIENLIKHNCKIILPIVFPALERNTRNHWNQAVHSLTLNVRKILYDFDSELFEECLQKFLEDESMEQEVDVKREATWKRLEEIAAGKAKITEPVLVPLILPARITSGL, from the exons ATGTTTAAGCAAATACTCAGTAAGATTCCTAGGAAATCATCGAAATCATTGGAGAATCGAGATCATAAAAGTGTTTCTATTGCTGGTTCGAATGCGTCCACCAGTGTTAGGAAGAGTGATGTAGGCTCTAACAAGTCTAATAACCAGCATAATCTGGGTTCTAATGCTGCTTCAAATGTGGGGCAGAATCAGGGAAAGAAATTGCCTCGAACTGTAGAATCGATGATGAATGGTGTTATGTTGTCATCTTATGAAGCATTGCCAAGTTTTATGGATGCTCCAAGCTCAGAGAAGCAGAGCTTGTTTATGAGAAAGCTTCGTATGTGTTGTGTTTTATTTGATTTCCATGATCCAACAAAGAATCTGAGAGAAAAAGAGATAAAGAGACAAACATTGTTGGAAATAGTAGATTACATTTCTTCGGCTAATGGCAAGTTTTCGGAGAATGTAATGCAAGAGGTCATAAAAATGGTATCTGTAAACTTATTTAGGTCTCTTGCCGCTCAACCTAGAGAAAACAAAGTTATAGAGGCGTTTGACGTTGAAGAGGAAGAGCCTTTGATGGATGCCTCATGGCCTCATTTACAGATAGTGTATGAGTTCTTATTGAGATTTGTGGCATCTCCTGAAACTGATGCTAAATTAGCCAAGAGGTATGTTGATCATTCctttgtgttgaagttgttggatCTTTTTGATTCAGAAGATCCCCGAGAAAGAGATTATTTGAAGACGATTCTACATCGCATATATGGAAAATTTATGGTGCACCGCCCGTACATTAGAAAGGCAATTAACAATATATTTTATCAGTTTATTTTCGAAACCGAGAAACATAATGGGATTGCTGAACTTCTCGAGATACTGGGGAGCATCATTAATGGATTTGCTCTACCACTGAAAGAGGAGCATAAGCTTTTTCTTGTTAGGGCACTCATACCTCTGCATAAACCAAGGTGCTTGCCTATGTATCACCAACAATTAAGTTACTGTATCACACAATTTGTTGAGAAAGATTGCAAGCTTGCTGATTCTGTAATTAGAGGGCTATTAAAGTATTGGCCCATCACTAATAGTTCCAAGGAAGTGATGTTCTTGAGTgagttagaagaaattttagaagcaaCACAAATGCCGGAATTCCAGCGATGTTTAGTGCCCTTGTTTCGTCAAATTGCCCGTTGCTTGAGCAGTTCACATTTCCAG GTTGCAGAAAGGGCACTATTCCTGTGGAACAATGATCACATTGAAAACTTGATCAAACACAACTGCAAGATTATTTTACCTATTGTATTTCCTGCACTGGAAAGGAATACACGAAATCATTGGAACCAGGCTGTTCATAGCTTGACCCTCAACGTACGAAAGATCTTGTATGACTTTGATTCCGAGCTTTTCGAGGAGTGTTTACAAAAGTTTCTGGAAGATGAATCAATGGAACAGGAAGTAGACGTCAAACGTGAAGCGACTTGGAAAAGATTAGAAGAAATTGCTGCAGGAAAAGCGAAAATTACGGAACCAGTGCTCGTCCCCCTCATTTTACCAGCTCGTATCACTTCTGGTCTTTGA
- the LOC130808163 gene encoding serine/threonine protein phosphatase 2A 57 kDa regulatory subunit B' theta isoform-like: protein MIKQILGRLPKKPSKSADGRDGLLSNVLGGTRTGDSGGHKSGNGKDVPHQGGHPTSNSGLGHGNKFGQGEDSNGNDSLVSNPFEALPSFRDVPASEKQNLFIKKIHLCCHAFDFTDPTKNLKEKETKRQTLLELVDYVSSANGKFSENAMQELIKMISANLFRAPAAQPRENKALEAYDLEEEEPSMDPAWPHLQIVYELFLRFVASPETDTKLAKRYIDQGFILKLLDLFDSEDPREREYLKTILHRIYGKFMVHRPFIRKSINNIFYRFIFETEKFNGVAELLEVLGSIINGFALPLKEEHKLFLIRVLIPLHKPKCLPMYHQQLSYCITQFVEKDSKLADSVIRGLLKYWPITNSSKEVMFLSELEEVLEATQMPEFQRCMVPLFRRIARCLSSSHFQVAERALYLWSNDHVENLIKQNQKTILPIIFPALEKNCRTHWNQAVKSLTQNVRKIFSDADPELFEECMKKFEEDEAKDKEQKEQQEAIWKRLEALVLTQSKSTEMPLGSQNHAPQTVAS, encoded by the exons ATGATTAAGCAGATACTAGGTAGGCTTCCTAAGAAGCCATCTAAGTCGGCTGATGGTCGCGATGGTCTATTGTCGAATGTTTTAGGTGGCACTAGGACCGGCGATTCTGGTGGCCATAAATCAGGAAATGGAAAAGATGTGCCACACCAAGGTGGCCATCCAACTTCAAATTCAGGTTTGGGTCATGGTAATAAATTCGGGCAGGGGGAGGATTCTAATGGAAATGACAGCTTAGTATCAAATCCATTTGAGGCACTGCCTTCTTTTAGGGATGTTCCAGCTTCTGAGAAGCAGaacttatttataaaaaagatTCACTTATGCTGTCATGCTTTTGATTTCACTGACCCCACCAAGAATCTGAAGGAAAAGGAGACCAAGAGACAGACATTGCTTGAGCTTGTAGATTATGTTAGCTCGGCTAATGGAAAGTTTTCGGAGAATGCGATGCAAGAACTCATTAAGATGATATCTGCGAACTTATTTAGGGCGCCTGCTGCCCAGCCCCGTGAAAATAAGGCTTTAGAGGCTTATGATTTGGAAGAGGAGGAGCCTTCAATGGATCCTGCATGGCCTCACTTGCAAATTGTTTATGAGCTGTTTTTAAGGTTTGTAGCATCACCTGAGACAGATACAAAGCTGGCCAAGAGGTATATTGATCAGGGTTTTATTCTCAAGTTATTAGATCTTTTCGATTCTGAGGATCCCAGAGAGAGGGAGTATTTGAAAACAATTCTTCATCGTATCTATGGAAAGTTTATGGTGCATCGTCCGTTTATcagaaaatcaataaacaacaTTTTCTATCGTTTTATCTTTGAGACAGAGAAGTTTAATGGGGTTGCTGAGCTTTTGGAAGTTTTGGGTAGTATTATTAATGGGTTTGCTTTACCTCTTAAGGAGGAGCATAAGTTGTTCCTTATCCGTGTTCTGATTCCCCTCCATAAACCAAAGTGCTTGCCTATGTACCATCAACAATTGTCTTATTGCATCACTCAGTTTGTGGAGAAAGACAGCAAACTTGCAGATTCTGTGATTAGGGGTTTATTGAAGTACTGGCCAATCACTAACAGTTCAAAGGaagttatgtttttaagtgAGCTGGAAGAGGTTTTGGAAGCAACCCAGATGCCTGAATTTCAGCGTTGTATGGTGCCATTGTTTCGACGCATTGCTCGTTGCTTGAGCAGTTCTCACTTTCAG GTGGCCGAGCGGGCTTTGTACCTATGGAGTAATGATCATGTTGAGAACTTGATTaagcaaaatcaaaaaactATTCTTCCTATCATCTTCCCTGCACTAGAGAAAAATTGTCGGACGCACTGGAATCAAGCTGTCAAAAGTTTGACCCAGAATGTGAGGAAGATATTTTCTGATGCAGATCCAGAGCTATTTGAAGAGTGCATGAAGAAGTTCGAGGAAGATGAAGCTAAAGACAAAGAGCAAAAAGAACAACAAGAAGCCATATGGAAGCGCTTAGAAGCGCTCGTTTTAACCCAATCTAAATCTACTGAAATGCCCTTAGGTTCTCAAAACCATGCTCCTCAAACAGTTGCAAGCTAG